A genome region from Schistocerca nitens isolate TAMUIC-IGC-003100 chromosome 4, iqSchNite1.1, whole genome shotgun sequence includes the following:
- the LOC126253499 gene encoding cuticle protein 4.9-like, giving the protein MKAFVCAVLMALLVAVAFAAEEKDLKGSEAVYVASPYAATYGYYGYPYAAAYRAAPVVSAYSAYPYAAYPYYYR; this is encoded by the exons ATGAAGGCTTTC GTGTGCGCCGTCCTGATGGCCCTGCTGGTGGCCGTGGCCTTCGCCGCTGAGGAGAAGGACCTGAAGGGCTCCGAGGCAGTGTACGTGGCGTCGCCCTACGCGGCCACCTATGGCTACTACGGCTACCCCTACGCCGCCGCCTACCGTGCCGCCCCCGTCGTCAGCGCCTACTCCGCCTACCCCTACGCCGCCTACCCCTACTACTACCGCTGA